TCACTCGATTTTTTAAAAAGGAAATCGGTATTACTCCTTCCGAGTTCCGACAAAAACAGAATCCGTAAATTATCCAATCTGATCCGTAATCTGTCCTGTCGTTTTTATTCTATTTAGTAGCAATCGTTAGTATTTTGATTGTAGGATGCAATATTATGTTTTACTGATGATGATGAAATGAAGGATTCTTTAGAATCGGAATTTAAACCATTGCTGAATGATTTATGTTTCCTTACTAGTTTGGAACATGTACTTGGTACTATACCTAAAGCCAGTTATGTGATATTCGATTCAAATCTGAAATGTAAAATCATAACCGGGAAAGATTTTCTTACTAGTGGGTTTGGCAATGAGGATCTGATAGATAAGGATATAGAAGAAATTCTCAAATTACCGCTTTTATCACTTTCCAATCTTGGTACTACTCCTTTTCGGAACGCATTGAGCGGTGTAAGTTATGAGGAGAATGCAGTTATAAAACAGGAACTGTATTCGTTTGGCATATCTCCTCTTTTATTCCCCTGTCAAGATAAGGACATTAAAAATCCGACTGATGGAGAAAGATATGTTCTGTTTTCCTGCTTTCACACACCGAACCATAAGCTAACAGAAACTAAACTGTACGATATTTTGGAAAAACAATCCAAGGTGATTGAATATGAAGAAGAATTGTTCCGGGAGATTACCGAGATTTTCAACTGGCGCAGGGAGATGGAAGGTAAGGGAAAACATAGAGTTTGGATGCGCAAGGCGCTACCGAATTTAAATACGAGCCTTATGCAAGGTTCCGGGTTAGGCGGTCTTGTTACATCCATGGGTGCAATGCTTCGGAAAGCGGAAAAATCCGAAACTCACGCAATGGTTCCTCTTCGACATTTGGAAATGGTAGAAGAGAATTTTAAGAGTACAAAAAAATTAGTAAAGTCCCTTGCCGATGCGCAAATTCTTTTCGAAGAAACAAGCTCTTCATCGGAAAAGGTGAATTTGCAGGATGTGATCGATCTGATTGAAGAAGAAAACCGCAGTTTGGCCGGAATGCTCTCGATCAAAAATCAGAATGTTGTGGTGTCCGTACTTAAAAATACAAAAGAATATTTTTTAAATATTCATAAAAATACTCTTAAAACAGCTGTTAGAGAAATATTCATCAATGCAATGAAATATTCTCCCGATGGGATCAGTATCATAGTTCTCTTTCTCATGTCGGAAGGCAAATTTATCATCAAGTTCATCAATCCTACGAACGATTTGAGTATTCAGTCTTTGAATTTTAAAGAAGCGGAAGATTTGGCATTATTTCAGCCTTTCTTTCGATTGAATAAAACTGTGGATGAAAGATATGAAAAGGAAGAATTCAGTTTGGGGCTTGGACTCGCAGTCGTTAAGAAAGTAATAGAAGATATGAAAGGTCATATTCATATCAACTCTATCCAATCTGGAATTTACAAAAATGTTCTACGTTCCGATAGCCAACACTCCCTTCTTTCGGAAATTTGCATCACTTTGGAATTTCCAATCATTTGATTTTTATTTGGAATTTATGATTATTTTTTTCTTACTCGGCAAATCATCCGTTAAAGAAACATTTAATATTTCTCTCGGATGAACTCCCAAAGCATTTGCGATTCTGAAAAGACTTTGAAGATTGGGAGCATTTCCCCCTGATTCTATCCTCTGATACGCCCTAACGCCCATTTCCAGGCCGGAAACTTCCTCTTGGGTCATCTTTTTTTCTAAACGTAAATCTTTGATACGCTTACAAACTTTCTCTTGAAATGTTACATAATCCATTGCTATATTCTAGAAAAAATTAGACAATTACGCCATGACGATAAGGATACGTCATAAAAGACGTCGACATAATTGGCATGTAAATTACGTTATGCTTTAACATAGAGTTATGATATGAGATTATTTGATTTATATTCCTTTGAATGGTTTGGATATTTTAGACGAATAAAAACGGAATCCTATGCAATAAAGATAACGAAGTTCTCTTTTATTTTAGTGGTTATCCTAGTTCAGTTTGGAGCCGGTCTGCTTGCTCTGGTTGGAATTCTGAATCCCGTTCCTGATACAGTGAATCCGTTCAGTCAAGATTTTGCTAAATCGGCTCTTTCTCTCCTGTCTTTAAACAGTTATCTTGTCAATAAATTGCGCGACCGGTTTTTTCAGTCTCTACATTACGATTTTGTGTAATATTAGGATTTTGGATTAATACTTGATTCTTTTATTAAATTATGTTACACTTGGCCCTCAGGAATTTCAATTCCGATTCGTCTAAAACAATCAAAAGAAGATACAATTTGTACGCATGAATATAAATACATGGGATTCCGAAATAGCTCCATACTTAGAATTAGTACTTAGTTCGCTACCGTACGGAAATTATGCCATTTTAGACGAAGATTTGAGATTCCTTCTTATTACCGGAAAGGATTATTCGGAAAGAGGTTATCATTCCGATGCATTCGTCGGTAAAACTCTTTCCGAAGTTCCGGAAAGTTACAAGAATCATTGGGAGGCTCATTGCAAGAACGCTTTGAACGGTATTGTGTTTCAAGATGAATATCGAGTGGATGATGAAACTTACTATGTTAAGATTGCACCGATTCGTTTTCCGAACTCGGAACGATTATTTGTTTTGTTTTCGGGTTTGAACATCACCAAATACAAAGGAATTGAAAAACAGATGTTTGATATTCTGGAGAAGCAAGGTACTCTCATCGAATATGAAGAAAATTTACATAAAGAAATCATTCAAATTTTCAATTGGCGGCAAGAGATCGGAGGAAAGGGAGGAAATAAACAATGGATGGAACAAGCTCTTCCCAATCTGAATACTTCTTTGATGCAAGGTTCCGGTTTAGGTGCTTTGGTCACTTCGATCGGAGCTATGCTTAGGAAAGCTAAAAAAGAAGAAAAGACCGCAACCGTTCCGCTGACTCATTTGGAAATGGTAGAGGATAACTTTAAAAGTACTAAAAAGCTGGTGGAAACTCTCGCCAAAGCTCAGTTAGTTTTTGAAGAGACTAAATCCGCTCAGGAAAAAAAATCCTTAAAAGAAGTGATTCTGTTTTTCGAGGAAGAACAAAAGAACTTAGAACCAATGCTTGCCATTAAAAAACAGGATTTGATCGTATCCACTCTCAAAAATGCGGATTCATCCTATGTTCTGATCAATGAACACGCTCTTCGAAGCGTAGTTAGGGAAGTTCTGATCAATGCTATGAAGTATTCTACCGACAAATCAACGATTGTCGTTCTTTTTATGCGTTCCGAAGGTCATTTCATCATCAAGGTAATGAATCCTCCCGCTTATCCCGCCATTCAAAATTTGGATTATAAAAAATCGGAAGAAGTTGTTTTATTTCAACCTTTCTATCGATTGAGCCGGGCAGTGGATGAACGTTATGATGCCGAAGAATTTGGTCTTGGTTTGGGACTTGCTATCGTGAAAAAAGTCATCGAAGATATGAAGGCCAAAGTGTATTTTAATGTGATTCAATCCAATATCTATTCCAATGTAGGATCGGAAGTTTGTATTTCTTTGGAGTTTCCCATTGTTGAGAAGTAAATTCATGAGTTTCGCAAAGATGATTGCTTTCCATTTCGATATCGATAAGAATAGGAAGCGAAAGTATTTATTTTGAATAATTATGTCACAAGTTGGTAAAGAATGAGTGCATCTGATTTTGATATGGATCGTCTTAGCGACGATCAGGATGATTTTGATGACGATGAAGATACGTTAGACGGTAGATTTCTTATTTTTTCGTTAGGCGAAAGAAATTATGGAATCGAAATCAAATATATTACTGAGATCGTCGGTTTGCAGACTATAACCGAAATCCCGGATATGCCTAGTTATATTAAGGGTGTAATCAATCTTCGTGGCAAAGTAGTCGCTTTGATTGATGTGCGTAACCGTTTCAAGATGACGGAAATCGGTTATACGGAAAAGACTTGTGTGGTTATTTTGAATATTCACGGTCAATTGGTCGGTTTGATTGTGGATACGGTCAGAGAAGTAATCAAAATCAACGCCAACCAAATG
The nucleotide sequence above comes from Leptospira kobayashii. Encoded proteins:
- a CDS encoding sensor histidine kinase — its product is MKDSLESEFKPLLNDLCFLTSLEHVLGTIPKASYVIFDSNLKCKIITGKDFLTSGFGNEDLIDKDIEEILKLPLLSLSNLGTTPFRNALSGVSYEENAVIKQELYSFGISPLLFPCQDKDIKNPTDGERYVLFSCFHTPNHKLTETKLYDILEKQSKVIEYEEELFREITEIFNWRREMEGKGKHRVWMRKALPNLNTSLMQGSGLGGLVTSMGAMLRKAEKSETHAMVPLRHLEMVEENFKSTKKLVKSLADAQILFEETSSSSEKVNLQDVIDLIEEENRSLAGMLSIKNQNVVVSVLKNTKEYFLNIHKNTLKTAVREIFINAMKYSPDGISIIVLFLMSEGKFIIKFINPTNDLSIQSLNFKEAEDLALFQPFFRLNKTVDERYEKEEFSLGLGLAVVKKVIEDMKGHIHINSIQSGIYKNVLRSDSQHSLLSEICITLEFPII
- a CDS encoding helix-turn-helix domain-containing protein translates to MDYVTFQEKVCKRIKDLRLEKKMTQEEVSGLEMGVRAYQRIESGGNAPNLQSLFRIANALGVHPREILNVSLTDDLPSKKKIIINSK
- a CDS encoding sensor histidine kinase, producing MNINTWDSEIAPYLELVLSSLPYGNYAILDEDLRFLLITGKDYSERGYHSDAFVGKTLSEVPESYKNHWEAHCKNALNGIVFQDEYRVDDETYYVKIAPIRFPNSERLFVLFSGLNITKYKGIEKQMFDILEKQGTLIEYEENLHKEIIQIFNWRQEIGGKGGNKQWMEQALPNLNTSLMQGSGLGALVTSIGAMLRKAKKEEKTATVPLTHLEMVEDNFKSTKKLVETLAKAQLVFEETKSAQEKKSLKEVILFFEEEQKNLEPMLAIKKQDLIVSTLKNADSSYVLINEHALRSVVREVLINAMKYSTDKSTIVVLFMRSEGHFIIKVMNPPAYPAIQNLDYKKSEEVVLFQPFYRLSRAVDERYDAEEFGLGLGLAIVKKVIEDMKAKVYFNVIQSNIYSNVGSEVCISLEFPIVEK
- a CDS encoding chemotaxis protein CheW; its protein translation is MSASDFDMDRLSDDQDDFDDDEDTLDGRFLIFSLGERNYGIEIKYITEIVGLQTITEIPDMPSYIKGVINLRGKVVALIDVRNRFKMTEIGYTEKTCVVILNIHGQLVGLIVDTVREVIKINANQMEEAPRFSETEGSRFIKALAKVKNDVKILLNTDRIIKEEDANALETVLSN